CAAGGGAACAGGTATGGGACGGCTTTCTCTTTGGCCTCGCTTTGCTCGGGGGCGTCTTGTTGCATGCTGGTACAAATGTGATCAATGACTACTTCGACCACCTCACCGGGGCGGATGAGAAGAACCGCGACTTTGTGCGCCCGTTCACGGGCGGTAGCCGTCTCATCCAGAGCGGTCGGCTCAGTCCGAAGGAGGTGCTCGGTGAGGCAATAGTCCTGTACGCCTTGGCTTGTGTGATCGGACTCTACCTGGTGTTGCGGGTCGGCTACGGAGTCCTGATTCTCGGCGGGGTCGGACTCCTCAGCGGCATTCTCTACACGTTCCCGCCGCTGGCGTTGGTCAGCCGAGGCCTTGGTGAAGTGGTGATAGGGCTCAACTTCGGCACGCTGATGACCCTGGGCGCCTACTACGTGCAGACCAGGCACATGGCATGGGAGCCCGTGGTAGCCTCGCTGCCGCTGGCGGTCCTGATCGCGGCTGTGGTCTTCATCAACCAGTTTCAGGACGCAGAAGCGGATGCCATAGTGGGCAAGCGGCATTGGGTGGTGCGTTTGGGGCGGGAGAGTGCTGCGGGCGTGTACGCAATGATGCTTGTCTTCTCGTATGTAGTTTTGGCAGCTGGTGTCGTTGGTGGCCTGTTGCCGGGGCCTGCGTTGGTCGTGCTGGTGACCTTACCCTTGGCGGCCAAGGCGATCAGGGTCGCTAAGGCTTACCACAGCGTACCGCAAGGTCTGACGCCGGCGAATGCGACGACGATCATGATCCACGCGGTGGTCGGGGTATTGCTGTCGGCCGCGTATGCCCTGACGCGCATCATTTAGAGGGCCATGGAGACGTGGTGGAGTGAGGGAGATGGCTGAAGACGATAGCTTGGTCGAGAAGATCGGTGAGCGCGCCGAAGTGGTGAGGCTTCGTCCGGCGGCGGAGGCAGGACACCCATCGGCGGTGGCAGAAGTGCACAAGTCTTTTGAACGCTGTTTCGAGCGGGGACAGTACAAGATCGTTGTGGACATGTCGCGTGTGCGCTTCCCTTCCTCGAGTTTCATCGTCACGCTTTTTGAGGCTACGGCGCGTGCTCGGCGAGCGGGTGGTGATGTCC
The Calditrichota bacterium DNA segment above includes these coding regions:
- the menA gene encoding 1,4-dihydroxy-2-naphthoate octaprenyltransferase, with the protein product MRGKCGIFLAELRAPFFTASILPVVLGTTIAWAREQVWDGFLFGLALLGGVLLHAGTNVINDYFDHLTGADEKNRDFVRPFTGGSRLIQSGRLSPKEVLGEAIVLYALACVIGLYLVLRVGYGVLILGGVGLLSGILYTFPPLALVSRGLGEVVIGLNFGTLMTLGAYYVQTRHMAWEPVVASLPLAVLIAAVVFINQFQDAEADAIVGKRHWVVRLGRESAAGVYAMMLVFSYVVLAAGVVGGLLPGPALVVLVTLPLAAKAIRVAKAYHSVPQGLTPANATTIMIHAVVGVLLSAAYALTRII